One window of Patescibacteria group bacterium genomic DNA carries:
- a CDS encoding phenylalanine--tRNA ligase beta subunit-related protein codes for MKVSVDLINSYLGKPLKTQDMVSILDRTEVEVDEILYADSLDNKIITARVVSYSKHPNADRLSLVSVDIGSGIVEIVCGANNLEIGMIVALAQVGTTLPSGDVIERTAIRGQASSGMLCSELELERGNDHSGIISLDPSLPLGKSLCDIDKLGDILDIKTPSNRWDYMSYIGLAREISAVDENNELKEPYFDDIVCQDIKSLKVKTKVECKAMYLARVAVKANTESPKWLVDNLVSSGIKSINPAVDITNFVMLEYGQPSHAYDANKIVGSIEIRSAKSKEALTTLDGKEFILSKNDIVIADEMGVIGLAGVVGAKRAETTDASKELLIEVASLDKTAVRRSALNHKIRTEASSRFEKGLPLPLPRLALSRIVQLLKDICGAEVIGDISEQIMSESTVTHLGMRLRKAEIFLGYKLDGKQVENILTKRGFATRHFSFAKQISKYSQSENLIETSIIKIAKSIYRDAGFILGEVSENILAEGMEVPSVGLKVGDLLFSKDNSDPKKSSLGIYLGRGKVLCQADGKPEISIVPVSSITKSLNYLGARRYMDNFNHIISIQVPWWRDDIIGEVDIFEEIAKSVGYSAMPESLPNIPPTDSSSHQILPELMSLRIKLAAYGLNEVMTYSFVSKMDIKNTNSNSDEFLQIENPLSSEQDYLRTGLLASHLRAVAKNSAYKTGGIFEISRVYTKHSNGFDEKWVLAVCIWGESTTLRIKGVLDSLLGWYKLSNKVSRMPKNDIYISGRAAKISKGLGSFGQVSPAIASLFGVSKEVSFIEIEVAKLIGDRRNILAKEIIPYQLVKKDITVEVKAETLYTDIRNVIDNSAYSIVYQGEFQNEILLSQSRKRVTIGVEFDLGPNPSSEEITQHLSTCIKLLGKIPQAQVL; via the coding sequence ATGAAAGTAAGCGTTGATTTAATAAATTCATACTTAGGTAAACCACTTAAGACTCAAGACATGGTTAGTATACTAGACCGTACGGAGGTTGAAGTAGATGAGATATTGTATGCCGATTCGCTGGATAACAAAATTATAACTGCTCGTGTAGTCAGCTATAGTAAACATCCCAATGCGGACAGGCTGAGCCTGGTGTCTGTGGATATTGGTAGCGGAATAGTAGAAATCGTCTGTGGGGCAAATAACCTAGAAATTGGCATGATAGTCGCACTGGCTCAGGTCGGTACAACATTGCCATCAGGAGATGTGATAGAACGAACTGCGATAAGAGGCCAAGCTTCAAGTGGGATGCTTTGCTCGGAGCTAGAACTTGAACGAGGAAATGACCATAGCGGAATAATATCGCTCGACCCTAGCCTACCGCTTGGCAAGTCATTGTGCGACATAGACAAATTAGGTGATATCCTGGACATAAAGACACCTTCTAACCGATGGGACTATATGTCATATATCGGCCTGGCAAGGGAAATATCGGCCGTTGATGAAAATAACGAACTAAAGGAGCCTTATTTTGATGATATTGTGTGCCAAGACATTAAATCCTTAAAAGTCAAAACAAAAGTAGAGTGCAAAGCGATGTATCTTGCAAGGGTAGCCGTGAAAGCAAATACCGAGAGTCCTAAATGGCTTGTGGATAACTTGGTGTCTTCTGGTATCAAAAGTATCAACCCAGCTGTCGATATCACAAATTTTGTGATGCTAGAGTATGGTCAGCCATCACATGCTTACGATGCCAACAAGATTGTAGGGTCAATTGAAATCAGATCAGCCAAAAGTAAAGAGGCACTCACCACTCTTGATGGAAAAGAATTTATATTATCCAAGAACGATATTGTAATCGCCGATGAAATGGGGGTAATTGGCCTTGCTGGTGTAGTGGGCGCCAAAAGAGCAGAAACCACGGATGCTTCCAAGGAGCTTTTAATTGAGGTCGCCAGCTTAGACAAAACTGCAGTTAGGAGGAGCGCGCTTAATCATAAAATTCGGACAGAAGCTTCCTCTAGGTTTGAAAAAGGTCTTCCACTCCCCCTCCCCCGCTTAGCTCTTTCTAGGATAGTTCAGCTTCTGAAGGATATTTGTGGGGCCGAAGTAATTGGAGATATCTCCGAGCAGATTATGTCAGAGTCCACTGTCACTCATCTGGGCATGAGGCTTAGGAAGGCGGAAATCTTTTTGGGCTATAAGCTAGATGGAAAGCAGGTAGAGAATATTCTTACCAAAAGGGGGTTTGCTACCCGTCACTTTTCTTTTGCGAAACAGATTAGTAAGTACTCTCAGAGCGAGAATCTCATAGAAACTAGTATTATAAAAATTGCTAAATCAATTTACCGAGATGCTGGTTTCATACTAGGAGAAGTATCAGAGAATATTTTGGCCGAAGGCATGGAGGTACCATCAGTAGGGCTAAAGGTAGGAGATTTGCTTTTCTCGAAGGATAATTCTGATCCTAAAAAGAGCAGTCTCGGGATTTATTTGGGTAGGGGTAAAGTTCTGTGCCAAGCTGACGGCAAGCCTGAGATTTCAATAGTGCCGGTATCTAGCATTACTAAGTCCCTAAACTATCTCGGTGCTCGTAGGTACATGGACAATTTTAATCATATTATTAGCATACAGGTGCCCTGGTGGCGTGATGATATCATTGGCGAAGTAGACATTTTCGAGGAAATAGCCAAATCCGTGGGTTACTCAGCAATGCCTGAAAGCCTTCCAAATATACCGCCCACTGACAGCTCCAGTCACCAAATTTTACCTGAATTAATGAGCTTAAGAATAAAATTGGCTGCCTATGGTCTCAATGAGGTAATGACTTACTCCTTTGTTTCAAAAATGGATATTAAAAATACCAATTCTAATAGCGATGAGTTCTTGCAAATTGAAAACCCACTAAGCAGCGAGCAAGATTATCTGAGGACAGGTCTATTGGCAAGCCATCTCCGAGCAGTTGCTAAGAACTCAGCTTATAAAACTGGCGGAATATTCGAGATTAGCCGAGTCTATACAAAACATAGTAATGGGTTTGATGAAAAGTGGGTGCTGGCTGTTTGTATTTGGGGGGAATCCACCACCCTTAGAATCAAAGGTGTTTTGGACTCTTTATTGGGCTGGTATAAGTTGAGTAACAAAGTATCTAGAATGCCCAAAAATGATATTTATATTTCCGGTAGAGCGGCTAAGATTTCCAAGGGTCTTGGCAGTTTTGGTCAGGTATCACCAGCAATCGCTAGCTTATTCGGGGTTAGCAAGGAGGTTTCATTTATCGAGATTGAGGTGGCTAAACTAATCGGGGATCGGCGGAATATTCTGGCTAAAGAAATAATCCCATATCAATTAGTTAAAAAGGACATAACTGTAGAGGTCAAAGCCGAAACTCTATATACAGATATTAGAAATGTCATCGATAACAGTGCTTACTCAATAGTGTACCAGGGGGAGTTCCAGAATGAAATATTACTATCTCAATCCCGAAAAAGGGTCACTATTGGCGTCGAGTTCGATCTCGGGCCAAACCCCAGCTCCGAGGAAATTACCCAGCATTTAAGCACCTGTATAAAATTATTGGGTAAAATTCCCCAAGCACAAGTACTATAG
- a CDS encoding peptidoglycan binding domain-containing protein — translation MNPKPHSHFLSLPRSLSKSGQKPSAASRLWFITLGFFISFVASNLIISAFTEGVIFPGVSVSGVDLSFKTRQQARKVLSDIKSDRSFDIKVGDKVFRATGTELGARYDSEATLDIAYGIGRSSPLPVIGLVESTKEGQIGYSYQLNDDQLKLFTSNIVASAGKEPINASIKVVEGKAEVVDSVDGYQVDQKALTELIRNSVADGKDQNLHLDPKLVRASFLARDAQPAKARADDLLSRKISLQYEGKEFTPDRVTIGYWLVPSLIKNEDGTLNISIDVSKDQIKGYLQSIADQVYLAPKNKKIQINNGVATVEQEGVNGKTIAMDIAMEQIFSGLDNAVVGVNLTSQAIPFQTETNRTYSGQGKYIEVNLSSQRLWAYQGSQVVFSSYITSGATGQGFPTVTGLFSIYAKERSRYLNGRPYGWDYNVFVDYWMPFYGGYGLHDADWRNSFGGQDYYYGGSHGCVNMPKSSAAFLYGWSEIGTPVQVHN, via the coding sequence ATGAACCCAAAACCCCATTCACACTTTCTAAGCCTTCCAAGGAGCTTATCGAAGTCAGGCCAAAAACCTTCTGCAGCATCTAGGCTATGGTTTATTACCTTAGGGTTTTTTATATCTTTCGTGGCCTCAAATCTTATAATATCGGCCTTTACAGAGGGGGTTATATTCCCTGGAGTATCTGTATCTGGGGTAGATCTAAGCTTTAAGACGCGTCAACAAGCCAGAAAGGTGCTCTCAGATATAAAGTCTGATAGAAGTTTTGATATTAAAGTTGGCGATAAGGTGTTTAGGGCCACAGGGACAGAACTGGGAGCTAGGTATGATTCTGAGGCGACGCTGGATATCGCCTACGGGATTGGTCGCTCTAGTCCCCTACCCGTTATAGGCCTAGTTGAATCGACCAAAGAAGGCCAAATAGGCTATTCGTACCAGCTAAATGACGATCAGCTCAAGTTATTTACTTCTAATATCGTTGCTTCAGCCGGCAAAGAGCCAATTAATGCATCAATAAAGGTTGTTGAAGGTAAAGCGGAAGTAGTTGATAGTGTGGATGGGTACCAAGTAGACCAAAAAGCCCTCACTGAACTTATTAGAAATTCCGTAGCAGACGGTAAGGACCAAAACCTGCACCTTGATCCCAAGCTAGTGAGGGCATCCTTCTTGGCTCGTGATGCTCAGCCAGCCAAGGCTAGGGCCGACGATTTATTGTCTAGAAAAATATCTTTACAGTATGAAGGTAAGGAATTTACGCCCGACCGAGTAACTATTGGCTACTGGCTTGTGCCTAGCCTTATAAAAAATGAAGATGGCACCCTCAATATTAGTATCGATGTTTCAAAAGACCAGATTAAGGGCTACCTGCAGTCTATAGCAGATCAGGTCTATCTGGCTCCCAAAAATAAGAAGATCCAGATAAATAACGGTGTAGCTACGGTAGAACAAGAAGGGGTTAATGGTAAGACAATTGCGATGGATATTGCTATGGAGCAAATATTTTCCGGGCTAGACAACGCTGTAGTTGGTGTGAATCTGACATCCCAAGCGATCCCTTTCCAAACCGAGACTAATAGGACTTACAGCGGGCAAGGTAAGTATATTGAAGTCAACCTGTCCAGCCAAAGACTCTGGGCATACCAGGGCAGCCAAGTGGTATTTAGTAGCTACATAACAAGCGGTGCCACCGGGCAAGGCTTCCCGACTGTTACAGGGTTATTTAGCATTTATGCTAAGGAGCGGAGTAGGTACCTTAATGGCCGGCCTTACGGCTGGGATTATAATGTTTTTGTCGATTATTGGATGCCATTTTATGGTGGGTATGGCCTTCATGACGCTGACTGGCGAAATAGCTTTGGTGGCCAGGATTATTACTACGGAGGGAGCCACGGCTGTGTTAACATGCCAAAGAGTTCGGCGGCATTCTTGTATGGTTGGTCGGAGATTGGTACCCCAGTTCAAGTTCACAACTAG
- the pheS gene encoding phenylalanine--tRNA ligase subunit alpha — MLDSSEILKALDSDCKAITTLASLQLLRSQYLGKGSALSAGMSSLPGLNPKARASAGAELNSLKKSIEQVLDKMEKEMKSTSIYDPIDISRPGLALSDSVSIGHLHPSSLVLAETYQIFSDMGFAIVDSQEIETDWFNFEALNMPQEHPAREMQDTFYILNSDRKLLPRTHTSGMQVRFMNDNKPPFKIIVPGKVFRNENEDSTHSWLFNQIEGLVVGKDVSMADLKGTLLQIVKRQLGPETEIRFRASYFPYTEPSVEVDAKYRGKWLELGGAGMVHPNILRNGGIDPEVYSGFAFGWGVERIAAIKYGISDLRQLWRPRLEYLEQF, encoded by the coding sequence ATGCTTGATAGTAGTGAAATATTAAAAGCCCTTGATTCCGACTGTAAAGCTATTACGACTCTTGCGAGTCTACAGCTCTTAAGATCACAATATCTAGGCAAAGGCAGTGCGTTGTCTGCCGGGATGTCTTCACTGCCTGGCCTAAACCCTAAAGCCAGAGCCAGTGCTGGCGCCGAGCTAAACTCCCTTAAAAAAAGTATTGAACAGGTACTTGATAAAATGGAAAAGGAGATGAAGTCTACTAGCATCTATGACCCAATTGACATATCGCGCCCAGGCTTAGCCTTGTCCGATTCCGTAAGTATTGGCCACCTGCATCCATCATCTCTTGTACTCGCAGAGACATATCAAATATTTTCTGATATGGGGTTTGCGATAGTAGATAGCCAAGAGATAGAAACTGACTGGTTTAATTTCGAGGCCCTCAATATGCCACAAGAACATCCTGCCAGGGAGATGCAAGATACATTCTATATATTAAACAGCGATCGCAAGTTACTCCCAAGAACCCATACTTCTGGTATGCAGGTTAGGTTCATGAACGATAATAAGCCACCTTTCAAGATAATCGTTCCTGGGAAGGTCTTTAGGAACGAGAATGAGGATTCGACGCATTCGTGGCTCTTTAACCAGATAGAGGGTCTAGTAGTAGGTAAGGATGTAAGTATGGCTGACTTAAAAGGTACGCTGCTACAGATAGTTAAACGCCAGTTGGGCCCTGAAACAGAAATCAGATTTAGGGCAAGTTACTTTCCTTACACTGAGCCGTCAGTCGAGGTAGATGCTAAATATCGAGGCAAGTGGCTAGAGCTCGGCGGTGCTGGGATGGTGCACCCAAATATCCTTCGCAACGGTGGTATTGATCCCGAGGTGTATAGCGGGTTCGCATTTGGCTGGGGAGTTGAAAGGATTGCAGCGATCAAATATGGGATCTCTGACCTGCGACAGTTATGGCGGCCACGACTAGAATATTTGGAGCAGTTCTGA
- a CDS encoding type IV secretion system DNA-binding domain-containing protein, with protein MVLELVILALVIIILSLLAGGLALYVTKERKSKDVERSLKLVPLLINIPPQELSKDSRDNREAIKENISKAEGVYRLLSGISSKKSLLHGQRYVGFEIIAVGKQVYFYLSVPASLLTPVKKAITSGYPGVQIEQKEDANFFSKASKIGGCSGGEFQLRKSSYYPINTYQMSEQDSFAGLLSGLSSLGENEGAGVQILIRPSGSKWLKRARRESKRLLNPNKKKGGEQFMAVAGDIAKAPFSGTSQDPKSADSKQPDSIDQKKSELIEDKSKFPIFETCIRVIASSDTEANSRVIIDSIKLGFAQLALNNSNAFVYKSAKDTEKLATDFIFRYFPVNNKKTVLNSVELATVFHLPSETIEISANIERKGMKEIPAPAGMSTEGMILGTNIYQGNEEVIRLSDEDRRRHFYIIGQTGTGKSLFLRNCIVQDMHAGKGVAFIDPHGDTAEELMAMVPPERAKDVVYFNPGDTKYPMGWNIMEFDPAHPEMKDFLVQEAISMLYKIYDPNKQGFMGPRFEAWFRNAALTVMADPEGGTFIEVPKVFTDDEYLKKKFKHVKDPVIQDFWLGEMAQTDAHSKSEMLGWFVSKFGAFSNNEIMRNIVGQKKSAFDLREIMDSQKLLFVNLSKGLLGDINSQLLGIMFIIKFQMAAMSRADIPENERKDFSVYIDEFQNYSTDSIATILSEARKYRLNMFMANQFISQLDEKVRDSVFGNVGSMIGFRVGPDDAEFLVKQFSPAFEAPDLVSIPNHFAATKIISKGVPTVPFSMKEIMPPLGKPKPELLDEMRKISRERYAKPREQVNKEIMESLSSKEAKDPQASKPLQSTKSS; from the coding sequence ATGGTACTTGAGCTAGTAATACTTGCCTTAGTAATAATTATATTATCCTTACTCGCCGGTGGCTTGGCATTATATGTCACCAAGGAGCGCAAATCAAAGGATGTCGAAAGAAGCCTCAAGCTGGTCCCTCTTTTAATAAATATCCCGCCTCAGGAGCTTAGCAAAGATAGTCGGGATAACAGGGAAGCCATTAAGGAGAATATATCAAAAGCAGAAGGGGTATATCGTTTGCTCTCGGGTATTTCATCTAAAAAATCCTTATTGCATGGTCAGCGCTATGTAGGCTTTGAAATAATAGCTGTCGGCAAGCAAGTCTATTTTTATTTATCTGTCCCAGCTAGTTTACTTACCCCAGTTAAAAAGGCCATTACCTCTGGGTACCCCGGTGTACAGATAGAGCAAAAGGAAGATGCTAATTTTTTCTCTAAAGCGTCTAAGATAGGCGGCTGCAGCGGTGGAGAGTTCCAGCTTAGGAAGTCTAGCTACTACCCTATCAATACATACCAAATGAGCGAGCAGGATTCTTTTGCGGGTCTACTGTCTGGCCTATCGAGTTTAGGCGAAAATGAAGGGGCTGGTGTCCAGATACTCATTAGGCCGTCGGGCTCAAAGTGGCTAAAAAGAGCACGGCGAGAATCTAAGAGGCTACTAAACCCAAATAAAAAGAAGGGCGGGGAGCAATTTATGGCTGTTGCAGGCGACATTGCCAAGGCACCATTTAGCGGAACTTCTCAGGATCCCAAGTCTGCAGATAGCAAGCAACCAGATTCGATCGATCAAAAAAAGAGTGAATTAATTGAGGATAAATCTAAATTCCCAATATTTGAAACATGCATTAGAGTCATTGCTAGCTCTGATACGGAGGCTAATTCAAGAGTCATCATCGATAGTATTAAGCTTGGTTTTGCCCAGCTAGCTCTTAATAACTCCAACGCCTTTGTCTACAAATCAGCCAAAGATACCGAAAAGCTTGCCACAGATTTTATTTTTCGATATTTTCCTGTTAATAATAAAAAAACAGTCCTAAACTCCGTAGAGCTTGCCACAGTATTCCACCTACCAAGCGAAACAATAGAGATATCTGCCAACATCGAGCGCAAAGGAATGAAGGAAATTCCCGCGCCCGCTGGTATGAGTACTGAAGGCATGATATTGGGTACGAATATATATCAAGGCAATGAAGAGGTCATAAGACTCTCGGATGAGGACCGCCGCCGTCATTTTTACATTATCGGGCAGACCGGCACAGGTAAGTCCTTATTTTTAAGAAATTGTATAGTGCAGGATATGCATGCAGGTAAGGGTGTGGCCTTTATTGACCCTCACGGCGACACAGCAGAGGAGCTTATGGCTATGGTACCACCCGAAAGAGCCAAAGATGTTGTTTATTTTAACCCCGGCGATACTAAGTACCCTATGGGTTGGAATATTATGGAGTTTGACCCAGCGCATCCAGAGATGAAGGATTTTCTAGTCCAGGAAGCAATCTCGATGCTTTACAAAATATACGACCCCAATAAGCAGGGGTTCATGGGGCCAAGATTTGAAGCTTGGTTTAGGAATGCCGCTTTGACAGTAATGGCAGACCCAGAAGGTGGAACATTTATTGAGGTTCCCAAGGTTTTTACCGATGATGAATATTTAAAGAAAAAGTTTAAACATGTAAAAGACCCTGTTATCCAGGATTTTTGGCTCGGGGAGATGGCCCAAACTGATGCACATTCTAAGTCTGAAATGTTGGGCTGGTTTGTGTCTAAGTTTGGCGCCTTTTCCAATAATGAGATTATGCGTAATATAGTTGGGCAAAAAAAATCCGCCTTCGATCTGAGGGAAATTATGGATAGTCAGAAATTGCTATTTGTAAATCTCTCCAAAGGTTTGCTTGGCGACATCAACTCACAGCTTCTTGGCATCATGTTTATAATAAAGTTCCAAATGGCAGCTATGAGTAGGGCCGATATCCCTGAAAACGAAAGGAAAGACTTCAGCGTATACATCGATGAGTTCCAAAATTACTCAACAGACTCAATAGCAACTATTTTGTCAGAAGCTCGAAAGTACAGGCTCAATATGTTTATGGCCAATCAATTTATATCGCAGCTCGACGAGAAGGTTCGGGACTCAGTTTTTGGTAATGTTGGATCAATGATAGGTTTTAGGGTTGGACCTGACGATGCAGAGTTTTTAGTAAAACAGTTCTCGCCCGCCTTCGAAGCTCCAGATTTAGTCTCTATCCCCAACCATTTCGCTGCCACCAAAATTATTTCCAAAGGAGTACCCACAGTGCCTTTCTCAATGAAGGAGATAATGCCCCCTCTAGGTAAGCCGAAGCCAGAGCTTCTCGATGAAATGAGGAAAATATCCAGAGAACGCTATGCTAAGCCGCGCGAACAAGTCAATAAAGAAATAATGGAGAGCTTGTCTTCGAAGGAAGCTAAAGACCCTCAAGCCAGTAAACCCCTTCAATCAACTAAATCTAGTTAA